The DNA window CTTTTTAGCTGAAACTGTAATCATTTATTGGACCTcccaataataaattattagaatGAAGTTAATAATAACTCTATCAAAATTTAACTTCCATATCAACAACTACCCGTAGGAGTGGTTATTCGGTCAGTTAAATAAAACTAAtcgatttaattgatttattttgattaaattcgGCTAATTTAATTGGGTTACAATTAAAAggtgtaaaattttgattactactttttattcatatttaattattactcTTTGTTTTTTATCGCATTAATAAGTATTagttaaaattgacaattagaTCAATTTCGTTAAATTATCGGGTTTTCTACCGAGCCGACTGTTTGATCACTCCTAACTCTTCAACATGAACATGTATGCTAAAGTCTTTATCACTGTCTCAAATAAGCTAACATGCAGATTACAACtacagtttattttttaaacagaGATTAGAAGAATGTACTATTAGTAGTAGGTGATGCATAGTTAAGGGAAAAAGTGTGAGTTATAGACAGTTTTATTGGACAACTGTGCCAGCCTGTGGTGTTGGATGTGCGGCTACGAGAGCCtatgaaataaaatttcatgCATGTTTCATAAGTATTATTAGTAGGGCTAAatgcaaataaaatcataagCTTTTCGTTTTTGCGATTTCACGTATaagtttcatttattttttgcaatttaaatcgCCGATTGAACATACTATCAATCAATGCTGAGGTGAACGACGTACCCATCCGACCATGCCGTTTATTTAGATTCCGGCGTTCCCCGATTGATCGGATTTTCAATCGGTgatttgaattataaataataaaaattatactttagATTTCAAAAAAGTTCATATTGCAATTACAAGTTTAGATAACaactttataattttagttGTATTTAAGCTGTATTAATATATTCTATAGCATATTAAACCATATGACTGATTATTGGAATTAATGAGTTTTATTCTTCACGTGAGTACTTAATGCAACAAGCCCCCACTTCAACAGAAACTGATCCAATTTGTGGCTCATGTCCTGTGATGCCTTTTCTGAACTGTCCTGTGATGCTTGTGAACCCTCAGATCAGACATCATAAACCAACAAGCTTGATCCtcagtttaaatttaattgtgaTTAACAAGCTATAACAGCATTTCTGATTTCAGAATTTTTCgtttttatatttctatttCCGTGTTACGTAGTTAACAAGTGGTGCTAATGGTTATGACGATGCAGGACTATGGAGTAACTGTGTCAATGTATCGGACACCATATTTAGTCGACATAGTTAGAGAAAGCGTTGGAAGAGTGTTGAGGCTGGATTCTATACAGGGAGGTAATGCATGGAAAGGGATGGATATGCTCATCTTCAATTCCTGGCACTGGTGGACTCACACCGGAAAATCTCAACCGTGAGTTTCCTTTTTCTTTCAATGCCTACCAGCTTTATATCTCACTATCGATTAAGTTCGACGAAAATAATCTCTTGTGACGGGTATGATGCAGATGGGACTATATCAGGACCGGAGACGCTTTGTACAAGGATATGAATCGGTTAGAGGCTTTTTACAGAGGGATGTCCACATGGGCTAAATGGGTTGACCTCAATGTTGATCCTACCAAAACTAAAGTTTTTTACCAAGGGATTTCTCCCACCCACTATGAGTAAGTCATATATATACTTGCATTTAAACGTgtgcaaaaatcaaaccaaaccaaatcgtcaaattcgaaaaaaaaaactaagttTTTTtactcggttcggttttggatacttaaaaattcatttaagtTTGAATGCAAACCGAACAGAaataaccaaaccgaaccaaaatatcAGCTGAACAGACtatttcagtttggtttgatttttttttttaaatacattttgGTTCATTTTGACCCGCATGgtgaataaattaaatatagaacTCACAAATGTACTATGAACAACAGAGGAAGGGAGTGGAATCAACCAGCCAAGAATTGCAACGGAGAAGCAGAGCCACTTTCCGGGTCTACATATCCAGGCGGCACACCTCCAGCGGTTGCTGTGATAAACAAGGTGCTAAGTACAATAAAGAAACCAGTTTATCTACTAGACATAACAACACTCTCACAGTTAAGAAAAGACGCCCATCCGTCTACTTATGGTGACGGTTCAGGCACAGACTGTAGCCACTGGTGCCTTCCTGGATTGCCTGATACTTGGAACCAACTCTTATATGCAGCTCTTGTTATGTGAAGGTCAAGATAAAAGAATTTAGCATAGTTTTGTCATTTCTCACAAttgtatatttttgaaaatgcgcAAATTTGTGAATTTAATCCTGTAGGTTGATAATAAGGGAGTAGAATTCAATTGCAAAGCAATTGATCTTCTTGATCATAACTTAGATCGATGAACCATAGGGGGAGGAGCAGATTGATTTGGTGTGATTACGCGAGGAATGTAAACACTTGTTGGGGACTAAACTTAGGCTCGTTCAATTGATCATTGGATTTGTGTTAATATGTGATTGATCTTTACAAATGGTGCATTGTAATACTTTTACATTCAAGTTTAAAGGATATTTCAAAGTTTTTATTCTTAAAGCCATAGTAACATTAATTCAAAGAGCCCTATGATTGATTTATATCGTGAGCCATGAAAAATCTGGATTGCACAAACTAAAGCAAACACAATGCAAACAACTGTTCCGAATCCATTTTAAGTGCAATTTCATTTGCATCAATAGATCCCACATTCCTTAGCAATTTTAAAGAAATCAATGCACAGAAGTGGACAACTATATACACAAGTATCATGAAAGTGCATAGAGAATATGTATAGCAAATCGAAAGAAATGTATATTAGGAAAATAAGAGATAAGTTCACAGAACATACTATAAAGTGCTATTCATTGAAAGTGAAAATTCTCCAAAGTCGCCGACTTTGAAagttttctggaaaaaaaaattagccagCTTAGATGATAATTAAGAACTAAATACTAACCTCAGAAAGCGCTGAAGAGAGAACAAGTTTTAATGAGAAACTAGTACCCAACATAAACGGCAGCATTGACTATGTAACAGTCTTCATTCTTATCTCCCATTTCCTCAACATATACACTGTTTGAGCATATCAATCCACCATCCACAACTTCAACATTTAGAATCTCTCCACTGCAATGTTAAGAGAAGcaggagaaaaaaaaaatcaattgcaAAGCAATTGCTCTTCTTGATCATAATAATGGCTTTAGATTGATGAACGGATAGGGGGCGGTTATGTGAGTAATGTAAACACTCACTGAGGATTAAACTTAGGCTCGTTTGAATGATCATTGAATTTGTGTTGATATGTGATTCTTTTTACAAATGGTGCATTGTAATACTTTTGCATTCAAATTCAAAGGATATTTCAAAGTCTTTATTCTTAAATCCTACTCCATAGTAACATTAATTCAAAGAGCCCTATGATTGATTTATATCGTAAGCCATGAACAATCTCGATCACATAACTCAAGGAAACACAAGCAAAATGTGTTTGATAAAAAAACTTCCAATGCAAACAACTGTCAGAATCCATTTTTAAGTGCAATCTCATTTACATCAATAGATTCCGCAttcctctttagcaattttaaaGAAATCAATGGACAAATATatacacgtaacacaagtattTTGAAAGTGCGTAGAAAACATCTGTAGCAAATCGAGAGAAATATATGTTTGGAAAATAAGAGAGATTAATTCACAGAACATACTACAAACCGCTATTCATTGAAAGTGAAAACTCACTTAAGTCATGAGTCTGGAAAGTTttcagaaaaaagaaaagataatTTACAGCAAGCTTAGATGAAAAGAACCAAAAACTAACCTCAAAAAGCACAGAAGAGAGAACAAGGATTAATGGGATATGGGAAACTAATAGCCAACGTAAACGGCAGCGTTGACTATGTAACAGTCTTCATTCTTATCTCCCATTTCCTCAACATATACACCGCTTGAGCATATTAATCCACCATCCACaacttcaacatttaaaatctcTCCACTACAATGTTAAGAGAAGCAAGAGAGATTTTAAGTATAAGTTTCGCACATCAAGTCCAAATCAAGAATAATTGAAAGAAACTCCAGTGATAAT is part of the Mercurialis annua linkage group LG3, ddMerAnnu1.2, whole genome shotgun sequence genome and encodes:
- the LOC126674607 gene encoding protein trichome birefringence-like 38 → MAFKFHLLLLLPIIFQLLLTLQLTKAQHHYNNVTRLLRGRKQVSSTCNLFQGKWVTDSSYPFYDYSVCPFIDPEFNCLKYGRPDTQFLKYSWQPDSCNIPRFNGVDFLRRWRGKKIMFVGDSLSLNMWESLSCMIHASVPNPKISFVNKDSVHSVTFEDYGVTVSMYRTPYLVDIVRESVGRVLRLDSIQGGNAWKGMDMLIFNSWHWWTHTGKSQPWDYIRTGDALYKDMNRLEAFYRGMSTWAKWVDLNVDPTKTKVFYQGISPTHYEGREWNQPAKNCNGEAEPLSGSTYPGGTPPAVAVINKVLSTIKKPVYLLDITTLSQLRKDAHPSTYGDGSGTDCSHWCLPGLPDTWNQLLYAALVM